One genomic segment of Chitinivibrionales bacterium includes these proteins:
- a CDS encoding AAA family ATPase, with the protein MAEKNKAQKLTSHDLDIDLPPSDGLFNTTRNLSPLDDIVGQPRAIKALELGLDVNDSGYNIYASGMSGLGKRTMLQKILQQKAEEKPVPSDWIYVNNFDQQDRPPAFEIQPGKARELKRDIKELIEQLKEELPKAFQKEDFSNEKKRLNQHYRTQARKLFQELQQSADEIGFVIDQSPDGRVMIIPKKDDRAMKSEEFDSLKDEEKEQIEKKQQELAEKANKKMGQQREIERKLREDIRNIERDFAQQLFGPAIDSIVQKYPGEKLKSWLGQMKEHMLDNLQQFQDKGEQNQNPLAVMMGGGGTQDPQDPFEQYDINIVVDNSETDHAPFIMETSPNYKNLFGTIHGISDRMGRMITNFRQINAGSILRANGGYLMFDLVEALIEPLVWKELKRTIKSGVLEYHMYDPFGVFSSSAMRPEPIPIKLKIVAYGNPLIYYLLQLYDEDFAEIFKVKADFAGEMELQDTSLQTIGKFISKLQQKEDGVMPFDREGVYELLRQSIRMAGDKEKVSTAFKQLEDLARESTYWAKKDNAAHVSRTNVRKAIDEKIFRSNLIADKMSEMIAKGTLLISTEGAAVGQINGLSVIALGDYMFGRPTRLTSSIGVGNAGIINIERESKLSGRTYDKSMMILEGFLRNTYSTRHSLSLSASLAMEQSYGMIEGDSASVAELLCLLSACAGVPMRQDIAVTGSVNQWGQVQAIGGVNAKIEGFYDICKIVGLTGNQGVCVPKSNIRNIVLRPDVIEAVKEEQFHVWAVNHVDEALELFSGVPSGSIDEEHSFHWRVDQRLIGMLELLNKQKAAIEAREMHVLGSVDSPKQPDPRPPLPGNNE; encoded by the coding sequence ATGGCAGAAAAGAACAAAGCACAGAAACTCACTTCGCACGATCTTGATATCGATTTACCGCCGAGTGATGGACTCTTTAATACGACGCGTAATCTTTCGCCCTTGGATGATATCGTTGGTCAGCCCCGAGCGATAAAGGCCCTCGAACTCGGATTGGATGTTAACGATTCCGGCTATAATATCTATGCTTCGGGAATGAGCGGGCTGGGCAAGCGTACAATGTTGCAGAAAATTTTACAGCAGAAAGCAGAAGAGAAACCCGTACCCTCCGATTGGATATATGTCAATAATTTCGATCAGCAGGACCGTCCGCCGGCATTTGAAATCCAGCCGGGAAAGGCACGCGAACTCAAACGTGATATCAAAGAACTGATCGAACAACTCAAGGAAGAACTTCCAAAAGCTTTCCAAAAAGAGGACTTCAGTAACGAGAAGAAACGATTGAATCAACATTACCGTACCCAGGCCCGAAAACTCTTTCAGGAGCTGCAACAGAGCGCAGATGAAATCGGTTTTGTAATTGACCAATCGCCGGATGGCCGGGTGATGATTATCCCTAAAAAAGATGATCGCGCGATGAAAAGTGAAGAATTTGATTCCTTGAAGGATGAAGAAAAAGAGCAGATAGAAAAGAAACAACAGGAACTTGCCGAAAAGGCAAACAAGAAAATGGGACAACAGCGCGAGATCGAACGGAAATTGCGGGAAGATATCCGGAACATTGAACGGGATTTTGCCCAACAGCTCTTTGGGCCCGCAATCGATTCAATCGTTCAAAAGTACCCGGGTGAAAAACTCAAATCATGGTTGGGGCAGATGAAAGAACACATGCTCGATAACTTGCAACAGTTCCAGGACAAGGGAGAACAAAATCAGAACCCTCTTGCCGTGATGATGGGAGGAGGGGGAACTCAGGATCCCCAGGACCCATTCGAGCAGTATGATATCAATATCGTTGTAGACAATAGCGAAACAGACCATGCGCCGTTTATAATGGAAACATCGCCCAATTACAAAAATCTGTTCGGCACAATTCACGGTATCAGCGACCGGATGGGCCGGATGATCACCAATTTTCGTCAAATTAACGCTGGCAGTATTCTCCGGGCCAATGGTGGATATCTCATGTTCGATCTTGTCGAAGCTTTAATTGAACCGCTGGTCTGGAAAGAACTGAAACGTACAATAAAGAGCGGCGTTCTGGAATATCATATGTACGACCCCTTCGGGGTGTTTTCATCATCGGCAATGCGTCCGGAACCGATTCCGATCAAACTGAAAATTGTCGCCTATGGTAACCCGCTGATATATTACCTGCTTCAGCTTTACGATGAAGATTTTGCCGAGATTTTTAAAGTAAAAGCGGATTTTGCCGGAGAAATGGAATTACAGGATACAAGTCTTCAGACTATCGGCAAGTTTATCAGTAAACTTCAGCAGAAAGAAGACGGTGTCATGCCCTTTGACCGGGAGGGAGTGTATGAACTGCTTCGGCAGAGTATCCGCATGGCCGGAGACAAAGAAAAAGTTTCAACCGCATTCAAGCAGCTCGAAGACCTTGCCCGGGAATCGACCTACTGGGCTAAAAAGGACAATGCCGCACATGTCAGCCGTACCAATGTCCGGAAAGCGATCGATGAAAAAATATTTCGGTCTAATTTGATTGCCGACAAAATGAGCGAGATGATTGCGAAGGGAACACTGCTTATCAGCACCGAAGGGGCGGCGGTTGGGCAGATCAACGGTTTGAGCGTTATTGCGCTCGGGGATTATATGTTCGGAAGGCCCACCAGACTGACATCCAGTATCGGTGTGGGAAATGCCGGTATTATCAATATCGAGCGGGAAAGCAAACTGAGTGGACGGACCTATGATAAGTCGATGATGATTCTGGAAGGTTTCTTACGAAATACCTACAGTACCCGCCATTCCCTTTCCCTTTCCGCAAGCCTTGCCATGGAACAGAGCTACGGCATGATTGAAGGCGACAGTGCATCGGTTGCCGAACTCCTTTGTCTTTTAAGTGCCTGTGCGGGTGTGCCGATGCGGCAGGATATCGCCGTAACCGGTTCGGTCAATCAATGGGGGCAGGTACAGGCAATCGGCGGCGTCAATGCAAAAATTGAAGGATTTTATGACATATGCAAGATTGTCGGGTTGACCGGCAATCAGGGAGTATGCGTTCCGAAATCGAATATTCGAAATATCGTGCTTCGCCCTGATGTGATCGAAGCCGTCAAAGAAGAACAGTTTCATGTTTGGGCTGTGAATCATGTCGATGAAGCTCTTGAGCTGTTCAGTGGCGTCCCGTCGGGTTCTATTGATGAAGAGCACAGCTTTCACTGGCGAGTCGATCAACGGTTGATAGGCATGCTCGAGCTGTTGAATAAGCAGAAAGCCGCGATTGAAGCCCGGGAAATGCATGTGCTTGGAAGCGTTGACTCACCAAAACAACCCGATCCCCGCCCGCCCCTGCCGGGAAATAACGAATAG
- a CDS encoding Hsp20 family protein produces the protein MYVSNIGLFPEGISMNSSSRDNLLQILLDFETHIDCVFDELIHNRWRQMEKGKHWEPHTDVIETADEVVVLIDLPGINPKEVTVRRQDNVLEIYGVREEEVMRTTFRHLSERKSGPFKRRVELDDNSEYSAQMHIDYRNGVFMILIEKEHENNHSEQCLKGE, from the coding sequence ATGTATGTCTCGAATATTGGACTTTTTCCAGAAGGAATATCTATGAATTCAAGTTCCCGTGATAATTTGCTGCAAATCCTGCTCGATTTTGAGACTCATATTGATTGTGTGTTCGATGAATTAATTCATAATCGATGGCGTCAGATGGAAAAGGGAAAACATTGGGAACCGCACACCGATGTAATTGAGACGGCGGATGAGGTCGTTGTGTTAATCGACTTGCCTGGTATCAATCCCAAGGAAGTTACCGTGCGGAGGCAGGATAATGTGCTTGAGATATACGGCGTGCGGGAGGAAGAGGTGATGCGCACAACCTTCCGTCACCTTTCAGAACGAAAGAGTGGCCCTTTCAAGCGCAGAGTCGAGCTCGATGACAATTCTGAATATTCAGCCCAGATGCATATCGATTACCGCAACGGTGTGTTTATGATATTGATCGAAAAGGAACATGAAAACAATCACTCTGAACAATGTCTCAAGGGAGAATAA
- a CDS encoding MTH1187 family thiamine-binding protein, whose amino-acid sequence MLAEISFIPVGGNSHISEDVAEAVKVIAESGLAYQLTPTATCIEGEWDQVMETIGKARKKMLDKNSHLITMIKMEDDADEHNKLQSNMESISEKMGSKSQTYEEKPPEALVTPKV is encoded by the coding sequence ATGCTTGCTGAGATCAGTTTTATTCCGGTTGGCGGCAACTCACATATCAGTGAAGATGTTGCCGAGGCGGTAAAGGTAATTGCAGAATCGGGTCTGGCCTATCAATTGACGCCCACCGCCACGTGTATTGAAGGTGAATGGGACCAGGTAATGGAGACTATAGGAAAAGCACGCAAAAAAATGCTTGATAAAAACAGTCATCTCATCACAATGATTAAAATGGAAGATGATGCTGATGAGCATAATAAGCTTCAGTCCAATATGGAATCAATCAGCGAAAAGATGGGCTCCAAATCACAAACATATGAGGAAAAGCCGCCGGAAGCATTGGTGACACCGAAGGTATAG
- a CDS encoding DnaJ domain-containing protein has translation MEFKDYYSVLGVDKKASREDIKKAFHKLAVKYHPDKNPGNGQAEKKFKEITEANEVLGDPAKRKKYDQLGSNWQQYQSTGGEGYDDWFRKNSSSYRGQGDYYTYSSNAEDIFENLGGFSDFFKSFFGDSAFAGRAGTAGARSGARARRPRGGPGFYEYGAKGADYEAELHISLEEAVTGATKTVSINGRTLRIKIAPGTTSGQKLRLKNQGGEGIGGGPLGDLYVTIRVDKHPWFEQRDSDLITNLNVDMYTAVLGGKKRLRLIDGKEVDITIPPGSDSSTMLRLRGKGMHKYNGKAGDLLVQLVIKVPRNLTEEQKKLLLRMKEMEKEKV, from the coding sequence ATGGAATTCAAGGACTATTATTCGGTTTTAGGCGTTGACAAAAAAGCTTCCCGGGAAGACATAAAGAAGGCCTTTCACAAGCTTGCGGTCAAATATCATCCCGATAAGAACCCGGGGAATGGCCAAGCCGAGAAAAAATTCAAGGAGATAACCGAAGCGAACGAGGTGCTGGGTGATCCGGCGAAGCGGAAAAAATACGATCAGCTGGGTTCCAACTGGCAACAGTATCAGAGCACCGGCGGTGAGGGGTATGATGACTGGTTTCGTAAAAATTCATCATCCTACCGTGGTCAGGGTGACTACTATACCTATTCATCGAATGCAGAAGACATTTTTGAAAATCTGGGAGGTTTTTCGGATTTTTTCAAGAGCTTTTTCGGCGACAGTGCTTTTGCAGGTAGGGCCGGAACAGCCGGTGCTCGGTCCGGCGCACGGGCCCGTCGTCCCCGAGGCGGACCAGGCTTTTATGAATATGGCGCTAAAGGAGCGGATTATGAAGCCGAACTTCATATCTCTTTAGAAGAGGCGGTGACGGGAGCCACAAAAACAGTCTCCATTAACGGCCGGACTCTTCGAATCAAAATAGCGCCGGGAACCACAAGCGGTCAGAAATTGCGTCTGAAAAACCAGGGTGGCGAAGGGATTGGAGGTGGACCGCTCGGCGACCTCTATGTTACGATCCGGGTCGATAAACACCCTTGGTTCGAACAGCGAGATTCCGATCTGATTACCAACCTGAATGTCGATATGTATACCGCAGTACTCGGCGGCAAGAAACGCCTTCGGCTTATTGACGGTAAGGAAGTTGATATTACGATTCCACCCGGATCCGACAGTTCAACGATGTTGCGCCTCCGCGGCAAAGGGATGCATAAATACAACGGCAAAGCCGGAGACCTGCTCGTCCAACTCGTCATTAAAGTCCCCCGAAACCTGACCGAAGAACAGAAAAAGCTCCTTTTGCGGATGAAGGAAATGGAGAAGGAGAAGGTTTGA
- a CDS encoding Hsp20 family protein, producing MNFVNPRMRKSQLKRKKRHTRVPLPWSRAGHSKVFKKTDVAQKRFSWSSIPEMVAKNLPGKTDKESGTTFAAGRKNGYVWVAGKVPGVQKKNVNVTHAGNMLIIEGTRSVKKNWKDLGSQEFELEFSNSVELKGDLDWDNAQAYMRNDYVGVAVPTKKA from the coding sequence ATGAATTTTGTTAATCCACGAATGAGAAAAAGTCAACTGAAAAGAAAAAAACGACATACCAGAGTTCCGTTACCCTGGTCACGCGCGGGTCACAGCAAGGTATTCAAAAAAACAGATGTTGCCCAAAAGCGTTTTTCATGGTCTTCCATACCCGAAATGGTTGCAAAAAACCTTCCCGGCAAAACTGATAAGGAAAGTGGGACAACTTTTGCAGCAGGCCGGAAAAACGGGTATGTATGGGTAGCCGGAAAAGTTCCCGGTGTACAGAAAAAAAATGTGAATGTGACGCATGCCGGTAATATGCTCATTATCGAAGGGACACGATCGGTCAAAAAGAATTGGAAAGACCTTGGAAGCCAGGAATTCGAACTTGAATTTTCCAATAGTGTCGAATTAAAAGGTGATCTTGACTGGGATAATGCACAGGCCTATATGCGCAACGATTATGTAGGAGTCGCTGTTCCGACAAAAAAGGCATAA
- a CDS encoding aminoacyl-tRNA hydrolase: MIRINDQVQIDESDIGWRFIRSPGPGGQHVNTSSTGVQLVFDLAGSQTVPEDMKKRLQRLYPGYINNRGEFCIDSHTHRSQTRNRNEALERLISFIRKASIRKKKRKPSKPTKASREKRLQRKKKRGEKKQLRKPIHPD, encoded by the coding sequence ATGATCAGGATTAACGACCAAGTACAAATTGACGAGAGCGACATCGGATGGCGGTTTATTCGCTCTCCCGGTCCGGGAGGGCAGCATGTAAACACCTCTTCGACCGGTGTCCAGCTTGTATTCGACCTTGCCGGCTCGCAAACTGTACCGGAGGATATGAAAAAACGTTTGCAGAGGTTATATCCCGGCTATATCAATAACCGCGGGGAATTCTGTATCGATTCTCACACTCACCGGAGCCAGACCAGAAACCGCAACGAAGCTCTGGAGCGGCTTATTTCCTTTATTCGCAAAGCAAGCATCCGAAAAAAGAAGAGAAAACCCAGCAAACCAACAAAGGCCTCCCGGGAAAAACGGCTGCAACGCAAAAAAAAGCGCGGAGAAAAAAAACAGCTGCGAAAACCAATCCATCCCGATTAA
- a CDS encoding DUF2267 domain-containing protein, with amino-acid sequence MAMTGLEAFDTTVQKSEVWLKEIGKELGWDSRQKSYKALRAVLHALRDRLTIDEGAHLSAQLPMLIRGIYYESWRPAEVPIKYRSKEEFLKRIERDFAGDPAFEPEKVTGVVLNVLKHEISSGEAQEIEQLLPGELKELWEKYDKEHAA; translated from the coding sequence ATGGCAATGACAGGATTGGAAGCATTTGATACCACTGTTCAGAAAAGCGAGGTCTGGCTCAAAGAGATCGGTAAGGAGCTTGGATGGGACAGTCGCCAAAAGTCTTACAAGGCGTTACGTGCCGTACTTCATGCTCTGCGAGACCGCCTGACCATCGATGAAGGCGCGCATTTGAGCGCTCAGCTTCCTATGCTGATCCGTGGCATCTATTACGAGAGCTGGCGTCCGGCAGAGGTTCCGATCAAATACCGGTCAAAAGAAGAATTTCTCAAGCGTATCGAACGTGATTTTGCCGGTGATCCTGCATTCGAGCCCGAAAAAGTCACCGGCGTGGTTTTAAATGTACTTAAACACGAGATTTCATCCGGTGAAGCACAGGAAATTGAACAGTTGCTTCCCGGCGAACTAAAAGAATTATGGGAAAAGTATGATAAGGAGCATGCAGCATGA